One genomic segment of Ictalurus punctatus breed USDA103 chromosome 12, Coco_2.0, whole genome shotgun sequence includes these proteins:
- the gpr155b gene encoding integral membrane protein GPR155 isoform X2, with the protein MEGGHYVTIHGQNITHNPLAAPAMSIERLFPALLECFGIILCGYAAGRSELISTGQTRSLGSFVSCFALPALLFRNMVQLQFGNVVWSFLWSVLIAKVCVFALVCVLTLLVASPEGRFGKAGLFAIFATQSNDFALGYPIVDALYHISHPDYTQYLYLVAPVSLMLLNPVGFALCELQRWKQSPDHNHSKLHIISTVLLRVAKNPIVFMVLVGIVSHFLFGGRVPLLLGEFVDGLADSFGGAALFYLGLTMVGQMGRVTRSTGVTLILLLTAKLLLMPLMCKDTLELLDAGNSSSVNHTSLSDYAFLYGIFPTAPSVAIYATQYNMQLEVVTSGMVISTLLSAPIMYLSAWLLSIPWMEATHLISELQEVSFNISIISIIALVWTVAIMVLSKKFKRLPHMFTTNLFLAQLLVCVSMSLWKFVVQQENVLGQILTFTLLYGALYSTYVWTGLLAFSLALLKKNEQLKVPPVVFILLGWGLPFLIVALLLAAGERVSDTADATFFYGRGQIISSVVVSSCSILLGGVSLMGLSHGSQEEQNYQVLEQNSMSGTTEDVRIPARPKDRGSAEFMPSHSSTNRGQDDTMPDTRVDRLNDTPAPPTGVALTEASECMRVQEERQVARHVLLCLLLIVSLLANLSSCLWWLLNSDPGRLYLELQFFCAVSNYGQGLISFGMFGLDEHLIILPFKKRLAALLGGAQEASRAPSTVPEEIRLTCTQFVRYHKNQCVQDIVHKRRRGQRQNHHLFVWGSAAGGRSH; encoded by the exons ATGGAAGGAGGTCATTATGTCACCATTCATGGCCAAAacattacccacaatcctcTGGCAGCACCGGCCATGTCCATCGAAAGGCTGTTCCCGGCGCTGCTCGAGTGCTTCGGCATCATTCTGTGCGGCTACGCGGCAGGCCGCAGTGAGCTCATCAGCACGGGACAGACCAGGAGCCTGGGCAGCTTCGTGTCATGCTTTGCGCTTCCGGCGCTGCTCTTTAGAAACATGGTACAGCTCCAGTTTGGCAACGTGGTGTGGTCGTTCCTGTGGAGTGTGCTGATCgccaaggtgtgtgtgtttgcgctgGTGTGTGTCCTCACGCTGCTGGTGGCGAGTCCGGAGGGTAGGTTCGGGAAAGCGGGGCTGTTTGCCATCTTCGCCACGCAGAGTAATGACTTTGCACTTGGATATCCGATAG TGGACGCTCTGTACCACATCTCTCACCCTGACTATACACAGTACCTGTATTTGGTGGCTCCGGTGTCTCTGATGCTTCTGAATCCGGTGGGTTTTGCTCTGTGTGAGCTCCAGCGTTGGAAGCAAAGCCCTGACCACAACCACAGCAAGCTGCACATCATCTCTACTGTCCTTCTCCGT GTGGCTAAGAATCCGATCGTGTTCATGGTTCTGGTCGGGATTGtctctcacttcctgtttggtgggCGTGTCCCTCTGTTGCTAGGGGAGTTTGTGGATGGATTAGCTGACTCGTTCGGAGGGGCGGCGCTCTTTTACCTGGGCTTGACGATGGTGGGGCAGATGGGTAGAGTTACCCGCTCAACAGGAGTCACCCTCATTTTGCTTCTCACAGCTAAACT CCTGTTGATGCCGTTGATGTGTAAAGACACGTTGGAGCTGTTGGATGCCGGCAACTCCAGTTCTGTGAACCACACTAGTCTGTCGGACTACGCTTTCCTGTACGGCATCTTCCCCACTGCGCCCAGCGTGGCCATTTACGCCACTCAGTATAACATGCAGCTGGAGGTG GTGACCTCCGGTATGGTTATCAGTACGTTACTGTCCGCGCCCATTATGTACCTGTCGGCATGGTTACTCTCCATCCCCTGGATGGAGGCAACGCACCTAATCTCCGAGCTGCAGGAGGTCAGCTTTAACATcagcatcatcagcatcatcgcactg GTGTGGACAGTTGCCATCATGGTGCTCAGCAAGAAGTTCAAGAGGTTGCCTCATATGTTCACAACAAACCTTTTCCTCGCTCAG CTCTTGGTGTGTGTGTCGATGAGCTTGTGGAAGTTTGTGGTTCAGCAGGAGAATGTACTGGGACAGATCCTCACTTTCACTCTCCTCTATGGAGCGCTGTATAGCACCTATGTTTggacag GTTTGTTAGCGTTCTCGCTCGCTCTACTGAAGAAGAACGAACAGCTCAAAGTTCCACCTGTCGTCTTCATCCTTCTCGGCTGGgg gcTGCCGTTTCTGATTGTGGCCTTGTTGCTTGCGGctggtgagagagtgagtgacacCGCTGACGCCACTTTCTTCTACGGCAGGGGGCAG ATCATCAGCAGCGTGGTGGTTTCGAGCTGTAGCATCCTTCTTGGCGGAGTGTCTCTGATGGGCCTCAGTCATGGTTCTCAGGAGGAGCAGAATTACCAGGTCCTAGAGCAGAACTCGATGTCAGGCACCACAGAGGACGTCAGAATCCCGGCTCGACCCAAGGACCGTGGTTCAGCTGAGTTCATGCCGTCACACAGCAGTACGAACAGAG gtcAGGATGACACGATGCCTGATACAAGAGTAGACCGTCTGAACGACACACCAGCACCACCAACAG GTGTAGCACTGACTGAAGCGTCCGAGTGCATGCGTgtacaggaggagagacaggtGGCACGTCATGTGCTGCTCTGTCTTCTGCTCATTGTCAGCCTGCTCGCA AACCTGTCCAGCTGCCTCTGGTGGCTTTTGAACAGCGATCCTGGACGGCTTTACCTTGAGCTGCAGTTCTTCTGTGCCGTGTCCAATTATGGACAG GGTTTAATATCTTTCGGGATGTTCGGGCTGGATGAACATCTTATAATTTTACCGTTTAAAAAGAG gctggcAGCACTGTTGGGTGGAGCACAGGAAGCTAGTAGAGCTCCATCCACCGTTCCTGAAGAGATACGGCTGACTTGCACGCAGTTCGTCCGCTACCATAAAAATCAGTGTGTGCAGGACATTGTACACAAGCGAAG
- the gpr155b gene encoding integral membrane protein GPR155 isoform X1, producing MEGGHYVTIHGQNITHNPLAAPAMSIERLFPALLECFGIILCGYAAGRSELISTGQTRSLGSFVSCFALPALLFRNMVQLQFGNVVWSFLWSVLIAKVCVFALVCVLTLLVASPEGRFGKAGLFAIFATQSNDFALGYPIVDALYHISHPDYTQYLYLVAPVSLMLLNPVGFALCELQRWKQSPDHNHSKLHIISTVLLRVAKNPIVFMVLVGIVSHFLFGGRVPLLLGEFVDGLADSFGGAALFYLGLTMVGQMGRVTRSTGVTLILLLTAKLLLMPLMCKDTLELLDAGNSSSVNHTSLSDYAFLYGIFPTAPSVAIYATQYNMQLEVVTSGMVISTLLSAPIMYLSAWLLSIPWMEATHLISELQEVSFNISIISIIALVWTVAIMVLSKKFKRLPHMFTTNLFLAQLLVCVSMSLWKFVVQQENVLGQILTFTLLYGALYSTYVWTGLLAFSLALLKKNEQLKVPPVVFILLGWGLPFLIVALLLAAGERVSDTADATFFYGRGQIISSVVVSSCSILLGGVSLMGLSHGSQEEQNYQVLEQNSMSGTTEDVRIPARPKDRGSAEFMPSHSSTNRGQDDTMPDTRVDRLNDTPAPPTGVALTEASECMRVQEERQVARHVLLCLLLIVSLLANLSSCLWWLLNSDPGRLYLELQFFCAVSNYGQGLISFGMFGLDEHLIILPFKKRLAALLGGAQEASRAPSTVPEEIRLTCTQFVRYHKNQCVQDIVHKRRCAAGCFLGTELVDWLPHVGVVRDRITTFLCGVQLQEGGVTEQVTCRIRFL from the exons ATGGAAGGAGGTCATTATGTCACCATTCATGGCCAAAacattacccacaatcctcTGGCAGCACCGGCCATGTCCATCGAAAGGCTGTTCCCGGCGCTGCTCGAGTGCTTCGGCATCATTCTGTGCGGCTACGCGGCAGGCCGCAGTGAGCTCATCAGCACGGGACAGACCAGGAGCCTGGGCAGCTTCGTGTCATGCTTTGCGCTTCCGGCGCTGCTCTTTAGAAACATGGTACAGCTCCAGTTTGGCAACGTGGTGTGGTCGTTCCTGTGGAGTGTGCTGATCgccaaggtgtgtgtgtttgcgctgGTGTGTGTCCTCACGCTGCTGGTGGCGAGTCCGGAGGGTAGGTTCGGGAAAGCGGGGCTGTTTGCCATCTTCGCCACGCAGAGTAATGACTTTGCACTTGGATATCCGATAG TGGACGCTCTGTACCACATCTCTCACCCTGACTATACACAGTACCTGTATTTGGTGGCTCCGGTGTCTCTGATGCTTCTGAATCCGGTGGGTTTTGCTCTGTGTGAGCTCCAGCGTTGGAAGCAAAGCCCTGACCACAACCACAGCAAGCTGCACATCATCTCTACTGTCCTTCTCCGT GTGGCTAAGAATCCGATCGTGTTCATGGTTCTGGTCGGGATTGtctctcacttcctgtttggtgggCGTGTCCCTCTGTTGCTAGGGGAGTTTGTGGATGGATTAGCTGACTCGTTCGGAGGGGCGGCGCTCTTTTACCTGGGCTTGACGATGGTGGGGCAGATGGGTAGAGTTACCCGCTCAACAGGAGTCACCCTCATTTTGCTTCTCACAGCTAAACT CCTGTTGATGCCGTTGATGTGTAAAGACACGTTGGAGCTGTTGGATGCCGGCAACTCCAGTTCTGTGAACCACACTAGTCTGTCGGACTACGCTTTCCTGTACGGCATCTTCCCCACTGCGCCCAGCGTGGCCATTTACGCCACTCAGTATAACATGCAGCTGGAGGTG GTGACCTCCGGTATGGTTATCAGTACGTTACTGTCCGCGCCCATTATGTACCTGTCGGCATGGTTACTCTCCATCCCCTGGATGGAGGCAACGCACCTAATCTCCGAGCTGCAGGAGGTCAGCTTTAACATcagcatcatcagcatcatcgcactg GTGTGGACAGTTGCCATCATGGTGCTCAGCAAGAAGTTCAAGAGGTTGCCTCATATGTTCACAACAAACCTTTTCCTCGCTCAG CTCTTGGTGTGTGTGTCGATGAGCTTGTGGAAGTTTGTGGTTCAGCAGGAGAATGTACTGGGACAGATCCTCACTTTCACTCTCCTCTATGGAGCGCTGTATAGCACCTATGTTTggacag GTTTGTTAGCGTTCTCGCTCGCTCTACTGAAGAAGAACGAACAGCTCAAAGTTCCACCTGTCGTCTTCATCCTTCTCGGCTGGgg gcTGCCGTTTCTGATTGTGGCCTTGTTGCTTGCGGctggtgagagagtgagtgacacCGCTGACGCCACTTTCTTCTACGGCAGGGGGCAG ATCATCAGCAGCGTGGTGGTTTCGAGCTGTAGCATCCTTCTTGGCGGAGTGTCTCTGATGGGCCTCAGTCATGGTTCTCAGGAGGAGCAGAATTACCAGGTCCTAGAGCAGAACTCGATGTCAGGCACCACAGAGGACGTCAGAATCCCGGCTCGACCCAAGGACCGTGGTTCAGCTGAGTTCATGCCGTCACACAGCAGTACGAACAGAG gtcAGGATGACACGATGCCTGATACAAGAGTAGACCGTCTGAACGACACACCAGCACCACCAACAG GTGTAGCACTGACTGAAGCGTCCGAGTGCATGCGTgtacaggaggagagacaggtGGCACGTCATGTGCTGCTCTGTCTTCTGCTCATTGTCAGCCTGCTCGCA AACCTGTCCAGCTGCCTCTGGTGGCTTTTGAACAGCGATCCTGGACGGCTTTACCTTGAGCTGCAGTTCTTCTGTGCCGTGTCCAATTATGGACAG GGTTTAATATCTTTCGGGATGTTCGGGCTGGATGAACATCTTATAATTTTACCGTTTAAAAAGAG gctggcAGCACTGTTGGGTGGAGCACAGGAAGCTAGTAGAGCTCCATCCACCGTTCCTGAAGAGATACGGCTGACTTGCACGCAGTTCGTCCGCTACCATAAAAATCAGTGTGTGCAGGACATTGTACACAAGCGAAG
- the gpr155b gene encoding integral membrane protein GPR155 isoform X3: MEGGHYVTIHGQNITHNPLAAPAMSIERLFPALLECFGIILCGYAAGRSELISTGQTRSLGSFVSCFALPALLFRNMVQLQFGNVVWSFLWSVLIAKVCVFALVCVLTLLVASPEGRFGKAGLFAIFATQSNDFALGYPIVDALYHISHPDYTQYLYLVAPVSLMLLNPVGFALCELQRWKQSPDHNHSKLHIISTVLLRVAKNPIVFMVLVGIVSHFLFGGRVPLLLGEFVDGLADSFGGAALFYLGLTMVGQMGRVTRSTGVTLILLLTAKLLLMPLMCKDTLELLDAGNSSSVNHTSLSDYAFLYGIFPTAPSVAIYATQYNMQLEVVTSGMVISTLLSAPIMYLSAWLLSIPWMEATHLISELQEVSFNISIISIIALVWTVAIMVLSKKFKRLPHMFTTNLFLAQLLVCVSMSLWKFVVQQENVLGQILTFTLLYGALYSTYVWTGLLAFSLALLKKNEQLKVPPVVFILLGWGLPFLIVALLLAAGERVSDTADATFFYGRGQIISSVVVSSCSILLGGVSLMGLSHGSQEEQNYQVLEQNSMSGTTEDVRIPARPKDRGSAEFMPSHSSTNRGQDDTMPDTRVDRLNDTPAPPTGVALTEASECMRVQEERQVARHVLLCLLLIVSLLANLSSCLWWLLNSDPGRLYLELQFFCAVSNYGQGLISFGMFGLDEHLIILPFKKRLAALLGGAQEASRAPSTVPEEIRLTCTQFVRYHKNQCVQDIVHKRSGSADSLSGSVGESLL, from the exons ATGGAAGGAGGTCATTATGTCACCATTCATGGCCAAAacattacccacaatcctcTGGCAGCACCGGCCATGTCCATCGAAAGGCTGTTCCCGGCGCTGCTCGAGTGCTTCGGCATCATTCTGTGCGGCTACGCGGCAGGCCGCAGTGAGCTCATCAGCACGGGACAGACCAGGAGCCTGGGCAGCTTCGTGTCATGCTTTGCGCTTCCGGCGCTGCTCTTTAGAAACATGGTACAGCTCCAGTTTGGCAACGTGGTGTGGTCGTTCCTGTGGAGTGTGCTGATCgccaaggtgtgtgtgtttgcgctgGTGTGTGTCCTCACGCTGCTGGTGGCGAGTCCGGAGGGTAGGTTCGGGAAAGCGGGGCTGTTTGCCATCTTCGCCACGCAGAGTAATGACTTTGCACTTGGATATCCGATAG TGGACGCTCTGTACCACATCTCTCACCCTGACTATACACAGTACCTGTATTTGGTGGCTCCGGTGTCTCTGATGCTTCTGAATCCGGTGGGTTTTGCTCTGTGTGAGCTCCAGCGTTGGAAGCAAAGCCCTGACCACAACCACAGCAAGCTGCACATCATCTCTACTGTCCTTCTCCGT GTGGCTAAGAATCCGATCGTGTTCATGGTTCTGGTCGGGATTGtctctcacttcctgtttggtgggCGTGTCCCTCTGTTGCTAGGGGAGTTTGTGGATGGATTAGCTGACTCGTTCGGAGGGGCGGCGCTCTTTTACCTGGGCTTGACGATGGTGGGGCAGATGGGTAGAGTTACCCGCTCAACAGGAGTCACCCTCATTTTGCTTCTCACAGCTAAACT CCTGTTGATGCCGTTGATGTGTAAAGACACGTTGGAGCTGTTGGATGCCGGCAACTCCAGTTCTGTGAACCACACTAGTCTGTCGGACTACGCTTTCCTGTACGGCATCTTCCCCACTGCGCCCAGCGTGGCCATTTACGCCACTCAGTATAACATGCAGCTGGAGGTG GTGACCTCCGGTATGGTTATCAGTACGTTACTGTCCGCGCCCATTATGTACCTGTCGGCATGGTTACTCTCCATCCCCTGGATGGAGGCAACGCACCTAATCTCCGAGCTGCAGGAGGTCAGCTTTAACATcagcatcatcagcatcatcgcactg GTGTGGACAGTTGCCATCATGGTGCTCAGCAAGAAGTTCAAGAGGTTGCCTCATATGTTCACAACAAACCTTTTCCTCGCTCAG CTCTTGGTGTGTGTGTCGATGAGCTTGTGGAAGTTTGTGGTTCAGCAGGAGAATGTACTGGGACAGATCCTCACTTTCACTCTCCTCTATGGAGCGCTGTATAGCACCTATGTTTggacag GTTTGTTAGCGTTCTCGCTCGCTCTACTGAAGAAGAACGAACAGCTCAAAGTTCCACCTGTCGTCTTCATCCTTCTCGGCTGGgg gcTGCCGTTTCTGATTGTGGCCTTGTTGCTTGCGGctggtgagagagtgagtgacacCGCTGACGCCACTTTCTTCTACGGCAGGGGGCAG ATCATCAGCAGCGTGGTGGTTTCGAGCTGTAGCATCCTTCTTGGCGGAGTGTCTCTGATGGGCCTCAGTCATGGTTCTCAGGAGGAGCAGAATTACCAGGTCCTAGAGCAGAACTCGATGTCAGGCACCACAGAGGACGTCAGAATCCCGGCTCGACCCAAGGACCGTGGTTCAGCTGAGTTCATGCCGTCACACAGCAGTACGAACAGAG gtcAGGATGACACGATGCCTGATACAAGAGTAGACCGTCTGAACGACACACCAGCACCACCAACAG GTGTAGCACTGACTGAAGCGTCCGAGTGCATGCGTgtacaggaggagagacaggtGGCACGTCATGTGCTGCTCTGTCTTCTGCTCATTGTCAGCCTGCTCGCA AACCTGTCCAGCTGCCTCTGGTGGCTTTTGAACAGCGATCCTGGACGGCTTTACCTTGAGCTGCAGTTCTTCTGTGCCGTGTCCAATTATGGACAG GGTTTAATATCTTTCGGGATGTTCGGGCTGGATGAACATCTTATAATTTTACCGTTTAAAAAGAG gctggcAGCACTGTTGGGTGGAGCACAGGAAGCTAGTAGAGCTCCATCCACCGTTCCTGAAGAGATACGGCTGACTTGCACGCAGTTCGTCCGCTACCATAAAAATCAGTGTGTGCAGGACATTGTACACAAGCGAAG
- the wipf1b gene encoding WAS/WASL-interacting protein family member 1, whose amino-acid sequence MPVPPPPPPPPPPTLALANTEKPTLNRSEQQGRNALLSDISKGARLKKAVTNDRSAPVLEKPKGGGGGGGGGGGGGGGGGGGGGFGGGAPGGFGGLFQDGMPRLRSTRDDSGPVRPPILPPGARSSGPRPFVGGTSSTPRFSGQRNGPSDSPRLRMTPPRSETPGGLPPPVPNTPRPNQSSVQNRGPPPLPGGPRSTPPPNPSGRQMAPPPVPGGRPSSSPSAPPPVPHSSRPPLPPAPSRGEDRPPPVPPGNRPSMALPRDSPPPPPPPSANSKPPPPPSSSRGPASSAPPLPPGRPKPSDENTPRLPQRHLSLTPHGPSPPMPGRSGPLPPPPSERPPPLGRSPSGRTGPLPPPPPSGRPGSVSVRPSAAPPPPSRVGSEPPRAGNRPPLPPDRPTSGGPPPPPPPMGNGYHSQGADEWEARFSFRPVSDFPPPEPYIPCQKTYPSKLGRSDGRGSVKKERGAPPLPPIPR is encoded by the exons ATGCCGGTTCCCCCACCGCCCCCTCCTCCCCCACCCCCGACCCTGGCtctg GCCAACACGGAGAAGCCCACCCTGAACAGATCTGAGCAGCAGGGCAGAAACGCTCTACTGTCCGACATCAGCAAAGGAGCCAGACTCAAAAAGGCTGTTACCAATGACCGCAGTGCGCCTGTACTCGAGA agcccaaaggaggaggaggaggaggtggagggggtggagggggtggaggagggggtggaggagGGGGTGGGTTTGGAGGTGGAGCTCCGGGAGGATTTGGAGGTTTGTTTCAAGATGGTATGCCAAGGCTGCGGTCCACTAGGGATG ACTCTGGTCCCGTTCGACCCCCCATCCTTCCTCCTGGTGCTCGAAGTTCTGGTCCACGTCCATTTGTGGGTGGTACTAGCTCCACCCCACGTTTCTCCGGGCAACGTAATGGCCCTTCTGACTCTCCACGTCTTCGAATGACACCTCCACGCTCGGAAACCCCTGGAGGGCTGCCTCCACCCGTTCCTAACACTCCACGGCCCAATCAGAGCAGTGTACAGAATCGAGGACCTCCCCCTCTGCCTGGCGGACCCCGCTCTACTCCCCCACCTAATCCTTCTGGAAGACAAATGGCACCCCCACCTGTTCCAGGCGGACGTCCCTCCTCCAGTCCTTCAGCCCCGCCTCCTGTGCCTCATTCCAGCCGCCCTCCTCTTCCCCCAGCTCCTAGTCGAGGAGAGGACCGCCCACCACCTGTTCCCCCTGGCAACCGCCCATCCATGGCCCTCCCACGCGATAGCCcgcctcctccccctcctccttctGCCAACAGCAAGCCACCTCCACCTCCTTCCTCATCTCGTGGGCCAGCAAGCTCCGCTCCTCCACTGCCACCAGGACGACCAAAGCCCAGTGACGAGAACACGCCACGTCTTCCTCAGCGGCACCTGTCTCTCACTCCTCATGGACCGTCCCCTCCCATGCCCGGGAGGTCAGGCCCACTTCCTCCGCCTCCCTCTGAGAGACCGCCCCCTTTGGGCCGGAGTCCGTCTGGGCGAACCG GTCCCCTCCCACCTCCACCGCCTTCTGGACGACCAGGAAGCGTAAGTGTGAGACCATCTGCAGCCCCGCCACCTCCGAGCAGAGTAGGGTCAGAGCCTCCTCGTGCCGGCAACAGACCGCCCCTCCCACCAGACCGACCCACTTCTGGAGGACcgccccctcctcctcctccaatgGGCAATGGGTACCACAGTCAGGGTGCAG ACGAGTGGGAAGCACGCTTCAGTTTCCGACCCGTGTCAGATTTCCCGCCCCCAGAGCCCTACATCCCCTGTCAGAAAACGTACCCCAGCAAATTGGGCAGGAGTGACGGCAGAG gttcAGTGAAAAAGGAGCGAGGTGCTCCCCCGTTGCCGCCCATTCCCAGATGA